Below is a window of Jonesiaceae bacterium BS-20 DNA.
CCCAACAAACGGCGCCCAGTCACTCGTGATCCTGGTGGCCATCACGTTTGGGCTCACCCTGCCGCTCCAACCCGTTCAAGTGTTGTGGATCAACATGATCAGCGCGGTGACCCTTTCGCTCGCGCTTGCCTATGAGCCGGCTGAGCACAGCATCATGGCGCGCCCACCGCGGGATGTGAACGCACGGCTGGTGGACCGCCCCGCAATCGCACAGATTCTATTCATCTCCATCCTCATTGGGGTAGCAACGCTCATCATCTTCATTGCGGAGTTCAACAACGGGGCAACGCTGGCTCAGGCGCAAACCGCTGCAGTAACGATGTTGGCCCTGGCCCAATTGGCGTATCTGTTTAGTTGCCGGTTCCTGACCGAGTCCAGCCTGACCTTGGACGTGTTGAAAGGGAACCGCATCATTTGGGTTTCCGCTGTCAGCTTGATCGCGCTGCAGATCAGCTACGTGTATCTACCGTTCATGAACACGTGGTTTGGCTCCGCACCTATCAGCGCCCGCCAATGGCTGGTCATGATCGGGGGAGCGATCGTGATCTTCCTGATCGCCGAGGCGAACAAATGGGTGGGGCGGCGCAGGTAATTTCCAGCAGGATCGTTCTGGGCGAACTTTGCCCTTTGTAAACACTGCCCGCACACCCGTTGTCGAATGTAAACAGCAGCCTGGACGCTGTTTACGCTTGACAACACCGCAGGTGGGTGGCTTAATTGGAGCATGCAGCAGCTATTTGAGTACACGTTCGAGATCCAGGAATTCGAGGGGTTGTCACCTGTCAACACCACGTTGTCGAGTGGAAACGGCGCGGGAGACGACTTAGAAGTTCCAGTGGAGTTGGGGGCTGTCTTTGCTGAGATTTCCCAAGTACACGTGGTGACCGTAGCTGTGCGTGCGCCCGATGCCGTAGCTGGGGCCCAGCGGGCCAATCGGTTATTGCGCTCGGCAGGAATTACTGCGGTGCGGCTGATGGCTGATTTGGTGTCACTCAATGAAGTCGGGTTGCGACTCGAGGTCACGCGGCAGACCGCCTCAAATTGGGCGCGCGGCGATAGACACAAGGGAAAGTTTCCGCCACCGTACGTCCCGGGCGATTCTCGTCTTTGGTACTGGCCCGAGGTGGTGCAGTTTTGTGTTGCGCACGAAATTCAGACCGAGCACCTGAAGCCGGTGTCTTATCCCAGCCGTCAGGAACTAGCGGTCATCAACGGAGCGCTCGTGCAAACCCAGCAGTGGGTATAAGTTGCTTAGCTTTGCTAGGCATTTAGCCCAATGATGCTGCCTCAAAGGTGTTGCACTGGTTGAAGTCGCCCGTGGTGTACCCGGTGGTAAACCACTGCTGGCGCTGGGCTGCCGTGCCGTGGGTAAAGGAGTGTGGGCTGACCTTGCCGGTCATAGCCTCTTGAATGCGGTCGTCGCCGACCGCTGCTGCCGCATCAAGGGCATCGGCAAGCTGCGCCTTTGTGATGGGCTCAAGGTCAGGCCTGCCGGTGGCCGGGTTTGGGTCGGTGGCGGCGCTGCCTGCCCACATTCCGGCGAGGCAATCGGCCATGAGTTCGATTTTGACCGAGTCCGAGTTTGCTCCCGAGTCCTGACGCTTGGCGGCGCCGAGGATCCCGGTCTGGTTCTCGATGTGGTGGCCGACCTCGTGGGCAATGATGTACATCTGCGCGAGTGAACCACCGCTTGCACCAAAGTCTTGGCGCAAAGTTTCATAGAAGGAAACGTCAATGTAGACGGTCTCGTCCGCTGGGCAATAGAACGGTCCGGTTGCAGAAGTGGCGCCGCCACATGCGGTGCTGACCGAGTCGGTAAAA
It encodes the following:
- a CDS encoding neutral zinc metallopeptidase, with protein sequence MTFQDGGNFNSRRVQKRGPSRGGKAAAGGGIGVLAIIILSQVFNVDLTPFAGLLNGGSSQTGSYEETDLQGCETADLANTNDECRYGWTLESLDGYWATALPAQTGVKYEIPPAVSFTDSVSTACGGATSATGPFYCPADETVYIDVSFYETLRQDFGASGGSLAQMYIIAHEVGHHIENQTGILGAAKRQDSGANSDSVKIELMADCLAGMWAGSAATDPNPATGRPDLEPITKAQLADALDAAAAVGDDRIQEAMTGKVSPHSFTHGTAAQRQQWFTTGYTTGDFNQCNTFEAASLG